The Nostoc sp. 'Lobaria pulmonaria (5183) cyanobiont' genome window below encodes:
- a CDS encoding MarR family transcriptional regulator: MTQPNSKIQGRFYPLQHEEWLKACRELTPAQRDILYYIRTIDPYNQGIDINAAEVARKLSAPERIVHRQTVSRALKELDAKGFIDLELLQVRTKVKPKGLWCNHTPEFIEDTDGVMMHPRCDDAPEFIEDTDGVMTYPRCDDAPSAIATHHAGSPRTTMDHDAPCAIATHHAEAESLAEREFHNSKINKNYLDFIKTLSEDERANFLEFCEEKTKNLSQPVNDIEAWLAHKNKAGRNRWEVYYEKYLASKQVQAKKTETKNARDEFRREIEERQRQAQKAWEESQRQNLALDTGGET, translated from the coding sequence GTGACACAACCAAATTCAAAAATTCAGGGACGTTTCTATCCACTTCAGCATGAAGAATGGCTGAAAGCCTGCCGTGAACTCACACCAGCACAGAGGGATATCCTCTACTACATCCGAACCATTGATCCTTATAACCAAGGGATTGACATCAATGCCGCCGAGGTAGCTCGTAAGCTGTCAGCACCAGAGCGGATAGTCCACAGGCAAACTGTAAGCCGCGCTCTCAAGGAATTGGACGCAAAGGGATTCATTGATCTAGAGCTATTGCAAGTCAGAACCAAGGTGAAGCCAAAGGGATTATGGTGCAATCACACACCCGAATTTATTGAAGACACCGATGGTGTGATGATGCACCCAAGGTGTGATGACGCACCCGAATTTATTGAAGACACCGATGGTGTGATGACGTACCCAAGGTGTGATGACGCACCGAGCGCGATCGCCACACACCACGCTGGATCACCACGCACCACGATGGATCATGACGCACCATGCGCGATCGCCACGCACCATGCGGAGGCTGAAAGCCTTGCGGAGAGAGAATTTCACAACTCTAAGATCAATAAGAATTATTTAGACTTTATAAAGACTCTCTCAGAAGACGAGCGAGCGAATTTTTTGGAATTTTGTGAGGAAAAAACCAAAAATCTTAGCCAGCCAGTGAATGACATTGAGGCTTGGTTAGCTCACAAGAACAAAGCCGGAAGAAATCGCTGGGAGGTTTATTACGAAAAATATCTGGCTTCAAAACAGGTACAAGCCAAAAAAACTGAAACAAAAAATGCTCGAGACGAATTCCGCCGAGAAATCGAGGAACGGCAGCGACAGGCTCAAAAAGCTTGGGAAGAGTCGCAAAGGCAAAATCTCGCTCTTGATACTGGCGGTGAGACATGA
- a CDS encoding transposase, with amino-acid sequence METILAHAHTLMYTILALMPSRYQRDNLEAMLGLFLAADGKPLPHYSKSKSESALSRFLNTYKWPTRKLIRHLRQQAIEQVNSHCPLGRKAFLQVIIDLTTLEKCGQFKAFKNLITVYNGKRGLHIVVLYLVVGQWRIPWNFRVWRGKGTASPSQIALRMVRHLPKDLTKRFRVKILADTAFGTKDFINNLRKLKYHAVIGIGCNRKLVNGYPVKLLHRRGQQVRLVGLDFPVTLS; translated from the coding sequence ATGGAAACCATTCTTGCCCACGCCCATACCCTAATGTATACGATTCTGGCATTGATGCCTAGCCGTTATCAACGAGACAACTTGGAAGCAATGTTAGGGCTGTTTCTAGCAGCAGACGGAAAACCTTTGCCACACTACAGTAAATCCAAATCTGAAAGTGCTTTAAGTAGATTTTTGAATACCTATAAATGGCCTACTCGCAAGCTAATTCGCCATCTTCGCCAACAGGCAATTGAGCAAGTTAACAGTCATTGTCCATTGGGAAGAAAAGCGTTTCTACAAGTAATAATTGACCTGACAACTTTAGAGAAATGTGGTCAATTTAAAGCATTTAAAAATCTAATAACCGTTTACAACGGGAAACGAGGCTTGCATATAGTAGTTTTATATTTGGTAGTTGGACAATGGCGTATACCCTGGAATTTTCGTGTCTGGAGAGGTAAAGGGACGGCTAGTCCGTCTCAAATAGCATTACGAATGGTACGTCATTTACCCAAAGATTTAACCAAACGATTTCGGGTAAAAATTCTCGCTGATACTGCTTTTGGTACTAAGGATTTTATCAACAATCTTCGGAAACTAAAATATCATGCTGTTATTGGTATTGGTTGTAATCGCAAGTTGGTTAATGGTTATCCAGTTAAACTTCTACATCGTCGAGGACAACAAGTCCGACTTGTTGGATTAGATTTCCCTGTTACTCTTTCTTAG
- a CDS encoding filamentous hemagglutinin N-terminal domain-containing protein, whose protein sequence is MTKALSWLIKGSTLFCLLPWEPIAAQIVPDATLRVNSSVTIEGNNTSAITGGTQAGSNLFHSFEQFSVPTGSAVYFKNAPDIQNILTRVTGSSVSNIDGLIRANGIANVFLINPNGIIFGLNASLNIGGSFFGTTASNIKFADGISFDAKPLSGAEPLLTVSVPVGLGFGTNAGNIRVFGDGQGIRKTSNLIDTSSGLRVQPNQTLALVGGNILLSSGTLKTTGGQIELGSVAGAGLVNLIPTDKGWTLGYSGISAFGEIQLSGAAAVDASGNGGGNIQIQAMKLMLDGGSQIESSTLGAGTGGTLKINASDSVNLVGLPEVDSFFNTGISSLVYPRATGAGGNINIETGRLNVRDGAGIAAGTYGFGNAGSIEVLAHDSVEVLRKPTANAGSSITSLAQRGSTGSGGNIKIQTARLSLRSGGVISSGTFGQGSGGNVSITADEEVQVTGKSLTGNSPSRISARTGGTGKAGNLTIEAERLTVTDGGRVNIGGEKIPKSLSVFQKLDSWFCGAIWALVKLNSCAGGVTKILTHGSSTMDIGLTC, encoded by the coding sequence ATGACAAAAGCTTTATCCTGGCTTATTAAGGGCAGCACTTTGTTTTGTTTATTGCCTTGGGAGCCAATTGCGGCACAAATTGTTCCAGATGCAACCCTAAGAGTCAACTCCAGCGTCACAATAGAGGGTAATAATACCAGTGCGATAACTGGAGGAACCCAAGCCGGAAGCAATTTGTTCCATAGCTTTGAACAGTTTTCTGTACCCACAGGAAGCGCAGTCTATTTCAAAAATGCCCCAGACATCCAAAACATTTTGACAAGAGTGACGGGTAGCTCAGTATCTAATATTGATGGTTTAATTCGAGCTAACGGCATAGCCAACGTATTTCTTATTAATCCCAATGGGATTATTTTTGGGCTGAATGCTTCACTGAACATTGGCGGCTCGTTTTTCGGCACTACTGCCAGTAATATTAAATTTGCTGATGGCATCTCCTTCGATGCTAAACCCCTTAGTGGTGCAGAACCTCTGTTGACAGTGAGCGTGCCTGTGGGATTAGGATTTGGGACAAATGCTGGAAATATTCGCGTCTTTGGAGACGGACAAGGTATAAGAAAAACTTCAAACCTCATAGATACTAGTTCTGGTCTGCGCGTGCAGCCAAATCAAACCTTAGCTTTGGTGGGTGGTAATATATTACTCTCAAGTGGAACGCTTAAAACAACAGGGGGACAGATTGAATTAGGCAGCGTGGCTGGAGCGGGTTTGGTCAATCTGATTCCTACAGATAAAGGCTGGACGTTGGGATATTCAGGCATCTCAGCCTTTGGAGAGATCCAGTTATCTGGAGCAGCAGCAGTTGATGCCAGTGGGAATGGTGGTGGTAATATTCAAATACAAGCCATGAAGCTAATGCTAGACGGTGGTTCTCAGATTGAGTCCAGCACATTAGGAGCAGGAACGGGAGGAACATTGAAAATTAATGCTTCAGATTCAGTGAACCTGGTGGGATTACCAGAAGTTGATTCGTTTTTCAACACTGGTATATCGAGCCTAGTTTACCCAAGAGCTACCGGAGCTGGTGGCAACATCAATATTGAAACTGGGCGGTTAAATGTCCGGGATGGAGCAGGGATCGCTGCTGGTACGTATGGCTTCGGAAATGCTGGTTCCATAGAGGTCTTAGCTCATGATTCAGTGGAAGTGTTGCGAAAACCAACAGCGAATGCAGGCAGTTCCATAACAAGTTTGGCCCAACGAGGATCTACCGGATCTGGCGGTAACATCAAGATTCAAACTGCGCGGTTAAGTCTACGCTCTGGAGGAGTTATATCATCAGGCACATTTGGGCAGGGTTCGGGAGGCAACGTATCTATCACTGCTGACGAAGAAGTGCAAGTAACCGGAAAGTCATTAACTGGTAATTCTCCTAGCAGAATATCAGCTCGAACTGGAGGAACTGGAAAGGCCGGAAATCTGACAATCGAAGCAGAACGATTAACTGTCACTGATGGTGGGAGAGTAAATATTGGTGGTGAAAAAATTCCAAAAAGTCTTTCCGTTTTCCAGAAATTGGACTCGTGGTTTTGTGGAGCGATATGGGCACTGGTAAAACTGAACTCATGCGCTGGTGGCGTGACCAAAATCCTAACGCACGGTTCCTCAACAATGGACATCGGGTTAACTTGCTGA
- a CDS encoding transcriptional regulator yields MQSFVSEKTQSYQQLFDEMMNRFNLEAKKTAEQAKVSEVMLSRFRRGKADLGASKLISLLLAIPVEARVWYLSELFGQRPGISLRSLIAEAPPEEQAEVLRLIADIFVNNSREATDPVQFLT; encoded by the coding sequence ATGCAAAGTTTTGTATCAGAAAAAACTCAAAGTTATCAGCAGTTATTCGATGAGATGATGAATCGCTTCAATTTGGAAGCGAAGAAAACTGCTGAACAGGCTAAAGTGTCGGAAGTAATGTTATCCCGCTTTCGTCGCGGGAAGGCGGATCTAGGAGCATCAAAACTAATATCGCTACTTTTGGCTATTCCGGTAGAAGCTAGGGTATGGTATTTATCTGAGTTATTTGGTCAGAGACCAGGAATTAGCCTGCGATCGCTGATTGCTGAAGCACCTCCAGAAGAACAAGCTGAAGTTTTACGACTAATTGCTGATATTTTTGTGAATAACAGCCGTGAGGCTACA
- the dnaB gene encoding replicative DNA helicase → MIDKLPPQNIEAEEAILGGIMLDPEAIGRVSDRLIPEAFYISAHKDIYQTAQRLHCSGKPTDLLTVTAWLTDHDLLVRIGGRNKLATLVDRTVSAVNIDALAELVMDKFARRQLIKAGNEIVHLGYETETELPQILDQSEQKIFQLSNQTLSSDTEHNSTINVAAYEDLNSGNPIYPTGLHELDNLMVGFESGTLTIVAGRPSMGKSQIALFLALQIILLHNLPVVIFSLEMTKKQLEYRLWSLISITNAYKHLELTPLKSDRIRRHRSGNKPLADWEFTSIAKIVGVASELPLYMNDSRGITVSQIASECRQIKAKEGKLGLVVVDYLQMMAEDSGGNRSYELGDVARGLYKMAGDLDVPVLALSQISRGVEGRQNKRPMMSDLSQSGILEMVADNIILAYRDEYYNPDTTDQGILELIMAKARHGETGTATVFFDKSYGIIQNLRSRNI, encoded by the coding sequence ATGATTGATAAATTGCCACCCCAAAACATCGAAGCGGAAGAGGCGATTTTAGGCGGTATCATGCTTGATCCAGAAGCAATCGGTAGGGTGAGCGATCGCCTTATTCCCGAAGCCTTTTACATTAGCGCCCATAAAGATATCTATCAAACCGCGCAGCGCCTTCATTGCTCTGGTAAACCCACTGATTTACTCACAGTTACAGCTTGGCTTACTGACCACGATTTGCTAGTCCGTATCGGCGGCAGAAATAAATTAGCAACTCTGGTAGACCGCACAGTGTCAGCTGTCAACATTGACGCTTTAGCCGAGTTGGTAATGGACAAATTCGCGCGTAGACAGTTAATCAAGGCTGGAAATGAAATTGTACATCTGGGTTATGAGACAGAAACTGAGTTACCACAAATCCTTGACCAATCAGAACAGAAAATTTTCCAATTATCTAATCAAACCCTATCTTCAGACACTGAACACAACAGCACGATTAACGTTGCTGCTTACGAGGATTTAAATTCAGGAAACCCCATTTACCCTACAGGACTTCATGAACTCGATAATTTGATGGTGGGATTTGAAAGCGGCACACTCACCATAGTTGCGGGTAGGCCATCAATGGGTAAGTCCCAGATCGCCTTGTTTTTGGCTCTCCAAATTATACTACTCCACAATCTACCTGTGGTCATCTTCTCCTTGGAGATGACAAAGAAACAATTGGAGTACAGGCTGTGGAGTTTAATTAGTATTACCAACGCCTATAAGCATTTAGAGTTAACGCCACTAAAAAGCGATCGCATCCGCAGACATCGCTCAGGTAATAAACCCCTAGCAGACTGGGAATTTACAAGCATTGCCAAAATCGTCGGTGTTGCTTCAGAATTACCGCTGTACATGAATGACTCAAGGGGCATCACCGTTTCACAAATTGCGTCAGAATGCCGTCAAATTAAGGCCAAAGAGGGAAAACTGGGGTTAGTTGTAGTTGATTACCTGCAAATGATGGCAGAGGATTCTGGTGGCAACCGGAGTTATGAACTAGGTGACGTGGCACGGGGACTTTACAAAATGGCTGGAGATTTAGATGTTCCTGTGTTGGCACTTTCTCAAATCTCTAGGGGAGTTGAGGGCAGACAGAATAAGCGCCCAATGATGAGCGACCTTAGCCAGTCAGGAATTTTAGAAATGGTGGCAGACAATATTATTCTCGCTTACCGCGATGAGTACTACAACCCAGACACTACAGACCAAGGAATATTAGAGCTAATCATGGCTAAAGCACGGCACGGTGAAACAGGTACAGCAACGGTATTTTTTGACAAGTCCTATGGAATTATCCAGAATTTGCGCTCCAGAAATATTTGA
- a CDS encoding YciI family protein has protein sequence MKYLLLIYMDENAMSDTEREHCYGESAQLAQDLHTQGQFLATAPLHPVATATSVQVRDGKSLVTDGPFAETREQLGGFFLVNAQDLDEAIAIATRIPGAKVGTVEIRPVIEVAGLPAQP, from the coding sequence ATGAAATATTTGCTGCTGATTTATATGGACGAAAACGCCATGAGCGACACCGAGCGGGAGCATTGCTATGGGGAATCTGCCCAACTCGCCCAGGACTTGCATACTCAAGGACAATTTCTGGCGACGGCTCCACTCCATCCTGTTGCAACCGCAACCAGTGTCCAAGTCCGTGATGGCAAATCACTCGTGACCGATGGACCATTTGCCGAAACCCGCGAACAATTGGGTGGATTCTTCCTCGTTAATGCTCAGGATTTGGATGAAGCCATTGCGATCGCCACCCGCATCCCAGGTGCAAAAGTCGGCACCGTCGAAATCCGTCCTGTCATCGAAGTTGCGGGACTACCAGCACAGCCCTGA
- a CDS encoding class I SAM-dependent methyltransferase: MDLSVMNRKRSESFNEVAEIYDAARPSYPSQLIEDVIEMANLPDSASILDIGTGTGKGTVPFAEKGYAICCLEPGERLIAIASQNMRLYPKVTFETVTLEDWNLRPRSFDLAISAQAFHWVNREKGYPKVAQALKEKGYIAFFWNFSILPDTSIFQALKETFQKYVCTTIYNAKPSSVESLIKKRENWILNSFCFKNLVVKQYPWSIDYDAERYLGLLKTQTAYQEFTETEKQDFSDAIIQILNAHGGYVNKPYLSVLFFAQKI, from the coding sequence GTGGATTTATCAGTGATGAACAGAAAACGTAGTGAGTCCTTTAATGAAGTTGCAGAAATCTATGATGCAGCACGCCCTAGCTATCCATCTCAATTGATTGAAGATGTAATTGAGATGGCTAATCTTCCAGATTCAGCTTCAATTTTAGATATTGGAACAGGGACAGGTAAGGGAACTGTTCCATTTGCTGAAAAGGGCTATGCTATCTGCTGTTTAGAGCCAGGTGAAAGACTGATTGCAATAGCATCTCAAAATATGCGTTTATATCCAAAGGTGACATTTGAGACAGTGACTTTAGAGGATTGGAACCTACGCCCAAGGTCCTTTGATTTAGCAATATCTGCCCAAGCCTTTCATTGGGTAAATCGTGAAAAAGGGTATCCAAAAGTTGCACAAGCTTTAAAAGAAAAAGGTTATATTGCGTTTTTTTGGAATTTCTCTATTTTACCAGATACTTCAATATTTCAGGCGCTCAAAGAAACGTTTCAAAAATATGTATGTACAACAATATATAATGCTAAACCATCCTCAGTTGAATCACTAATAAAAAAAAGAGAAAACTGGATATTAAATAGCTTTTGTTTCAAAAACCTAGTGGTCAAACAATATCCTTGGTCTATTGATTATGATGCAGAGCGATATCTAGGTCTTCTGAAAACTCAAACTGCTTATCAAGAATTTACTGAAACTGAAAAGCAGGATTTCTCTGATGCTATTATACAGATATTAAATGCTCATGGGGGATATGTTAATAAACCCTATTTATCGGTTCTTTTCTTTGCTCAAAAAATTTAA
- a CDS encoding DUF5674 family protein: protein MKIINIRPSQNNRSMIIQSNQIREQVSQITKQLLGRL from the coding sequence ATAAAAATCATCAACATTCGCCCAAGCCAGAATAACCGTAGTATGATAATACAGTCTAACCAAATTCGAGAACAAGTTAGCCAAATTACCAAGCAATTGCTAGGAAGATTGTAA
- a CDS encoding VOC family protein, which translates to MQNNSKITPCLWFDDQAEAAAQFYTSIFRNSKIVHVSRYGDAGQEIHGKPAGAVMTVSFELDGQPFTALNGGPTFKFNEAISFQIFCDTQADVDDYWQKLSAGGDETAQQCGWLKDKYGVSWQIIPRILIELLNHPDAATSQKVTTTMLQMKKIEIDELKRVAAD; encoded by the coding sequence ATGCAAAACAATTCCAAAATCACTCCCTGTTTATGGTTTGATGATCAAGCCGAAGCCGCCGCTCAGTTTTATACGTCGATTTTTCGCAATTCCAAAATTGTCCACGTCAGTCGATATGGAGACGCTGGACAAGAAATTCACGGAAAACCAGCCGGAGCCGTCATGACTGTCAGCTTTGAACTTGATGGTCAGCCGTTCACAGCACTCAACGGTGGCCCGACCTTCAAATTTAACGAGGCGATTTCCTTCCAAATCTTTTGCGATACCCAGGCGGACGTGGACGATTACTGGCAAAAATTGTCTGCCGGTGGGGATGAAACCGCACAGCAATGCGGCTGGCTCAAAGACAAATACGGCGTCTCCTGGCAAATTATTCCTCGCATTCTGATTGAGTTACTCAACCACCCCGACGCGGCAACCTCTCAAAAAGTGACCACTACCATGCTGCAAATGAAGAAGATCGAGATTGATGAACTCAAGCGTGTCGCTGCTGATTAG
- a CDS encoding dihydrolipoyl dehydrogenase family protein, producing the protein METADVIVIGSGQGGVPLAADFASSGRNVVLFERDALGGSCINYGCTPSKAFLAAAHAAGRARQAAKLGIHAQVEVDFSAVMERVRSIRSQFNQGTKRRLESAGVRVICAEAAFTGERTVSGGGVTVQAPLIVINTGTSSSIPDFPGLAGTPYLTNRNFFDLQQIPPRLLVVGGGYIALELGQGMARLGSQTELIVRGDRLLAQEESDVSAVLADAFEQDGIGLHFNVTVQQIAYTNGVFTLTLNNGEVLDGEALLIAIGRKPNTQALNSAVTGTELDAQGFIKIDDQFQTTCAGIYAIGDPSCLIGIESLKLKHSEKFLMLINQSLYCANWITMKTTFLLARSFCHC; encoded by the coding sequence ATGGAAACAGCAGATGTAATTGTGATTGGAAGTGGTCAGGGCGGAGTTCCACTCGCAGCTGACTTTGCATCATCAGGTCGAAACGTCGTTCTATTTGAGCGCGATGCATTGGGAGGCAGTTGCATAAACTATGGTTGCACACCTTCTAAAGCCTTTCTAGCCGCTGCCCATGCCGCAGGTCGCGCTCGACAAGCGGCAAAGTTAGGCATACACGCGCAGGTCGAGGTCGATTTTTCTGCGGTGATGGAGCGTGTGCGTAGTATTCGCAGCCAGTTTAACCAGGGTACCAAGCGGCGACTAGAGAGTGCAGGGGTTCGAGTCATCTGCGCTGAAGCTGCTTTCACCGGAGAGCGAACTGTGAGTGGAGGAGGTGTGACTGTGCAGGCTCCGCTCATTGTTATCAATACAGGGACATCCTCCAGCATTCCTGACTTTCCCGGTTTAGCTGGAACGCCTTATCTGACCAACCGAAATTTCTTTGATTTGCAGCAGATTCCGCCCCGGTTGCTCGTGGTCGGCGGTGGCTATATTGCCCTGGAGTTAGGGCAGGGAATGGCGCGTTTAGGGAGCCAAACCGAATTGATTGTGCGGGGCGATCGCTTGCTGGCTCAAGAAGAATCCGATGTCAGTGCTGTGCTTGCTGATGCTTTTGAGCAAGACGGAATTGGACTGCATTTCAATGTGACGGTTCAGCAGATTGCTTACACTAACGGTGTGTTTACCCTAACGCTGAACAATGGTGAAGTACTAGATGGAGAAGCATTGCTGATTGCGATTGGGCGCAAACCGAATACTCAGGCATTAAATTCTGCGGTGACAGGCACTGAATTAGATGCACAGGGTTTTATTAAAATCGACGATCAATTTCAAACAACTTGCGCTGGGATTTATGCGATCGGAGACCCTAGCTGTCTAATTGGTATTGAGAGCTTGAAACTCAAGCACAGTGAGAAGTTCTTGATGTTGATTAACCAAAGCTTGTATTGCGCTAACTGGATTACGATGAAGACGACGTTTTTGTTGGCGAGGAGCTTCTGCCATTGCTAA